A region from the Mycolicibacterium litorale genome encodes:
- a CDS encoding APC family permease, with amino-acid sequence MIGAGIFTALAPAAAAAGGGLLLGLAVAAVVAYCNATSSAWLAARYPESGGTYVYGRERLGEFWGHLAGWSFVTGKTASCAAMALTVGVYVWPDGSRLVAVAAVVALTAVNYAGIRKSALLTRLIVAIVLAVLAVVVVVALGLGDPAADRLTVPHDVTVGGVLQAAGLLFFAFAGYARIATLGEEVRDPARTIPRAIPIALGLTLAVYALVAVAVLAVLGSARLAGAAAPLSEAVRAAGVPGLVPVVAVGAAIAALGSLLALILGVSRTTLAMARDRHLPVGLAAVHGRFGSPHRAEVAVGVIVAVLAATVDLREAIGFSSFAVLVYYAVANASAWTLRHRVVPAVGLVGCLVVAFALPWTSVLSGAAVLAVGALVYGVRRARRSRGGAR; translated from the coding sequence ATGATCGGGGCCGGCATCTTCACCGCACTGGCACCCGCCGCCGCGGCGGCCGGTGGCGGGCTGCTCCTCGGATTGGCGGTCGCGGCAGTCGTGGCCTACTGCAACGCCACGTCGTCGGCATGGCTCGCCGCGCGCTATCCCGAGTCCGGGGGCACCTACGTGTACGGGCGGGAGCGACTAGGCGAGTTCTGGGGCCACCTCGCCGGGTGGAGCTTCGTCACCGGCAAGACCGCCTCCTGCGCGGCCATGGCGCTCACGGTCGGCGTCTACGTCTGGCCCGACGGTTCACGGCTGGTCGCGGTCGCCGCCGTGGTGGCGCTGACAGCGGTCAACTACGCCGGGATCCGCAAATCCGCCCTCCTGACGCGCCTGATCGTGGCGATCGTGCTGGCCGTGCTCGCCGTCGTGGTCGTGGTCGCGCTCGGGCTCGGTGATCCCGCTGCCGACCGGCTGACCGTCCCGCACGACGTGACGGTGGGCGGGGTGTTGCAGGCGGCGGGGCTGCTGTTCTTCGCGTTCGCCGGATACGCCCGCATCGCCACCCTCGGCGAGGAGGTACGCGACCCGGCGCGCACCATCCCCCGGGCCATCCCGATCGCCCTGGGTCTGACGCTGGCCGTGTACGCGCTCGTGGCGGTCGCCGTGCTGGCCGTACTGGGCAGCGCGAGGCTGGCCGGCGCCGCAGCCCCGCTGTCCGAGGCCGTACGAGCCGCGGGGGTGCCCGGGCTGGTGCCGGTGGTGGCGGTCGGTGCCGCGATCGCCGCACTGGGCTCGCTGCTGGCACTGATCCTCGGGGTCTCCCGGACCACGCTGGCGATGGCGCGCGACCGGCATCTGCCGGTGGGGCTGGCCGCGGTGCACGGCCGGTTCGGCAGCCCGCACCGGGCGGAGGTGGCGGTCGGTGTGATCGTCGCCGTGCTGGCCGCGACCGTCGATCTGCGGGAGGCGATCGGGTTCTCGTCGTTCGCGGTGCTGGTCTACTACGCGGTGGCGAACGCGTCGGCGTGGACTCTCCGGCACCGGGTGGTGCCGGCGGTCGGACTGGTGGGATGCCTGGTGGTGGCATTCGCACTGCCGTGGACGTCGGTGCTGTCGGGCGCCGCAGTGCTCGCGGTCGGTGCGCTGGTCTACGGCGTACGCCGCGCGCGCCGGAGCCGTGGCGGTGCAAGATAG
- a CDS encoding TetR/AcrR family transcriptional regulator: MAPTPPGRGDGVRRRPKDRKAQIARASAEAFSLLGYHGVSMDAIAARVGISAAALYRHYTGKYELFRDAVLALGQQLVDATAFVDEAAAEGAAGDARETLVHLATALCDTALANRESGGLYRWEARYLRGDDQATLDSQIRTVHRRFQQPLSALRPELDSRQRWTLSTAMISVLGSIVDHRAKLPAGQIRPLLADLVLTFVSAEFPTLPDAPDPPVFGAPAHRSKYEALLVESMRLFNQKGYRDTSMEDIAAAVGMPASGIYRYFSGKSDILAGAFRRSADRWSAEMSAILDSTADREEALTRLIDGHVARSFSEPELDYVYYTERLNMSAADQQILRNLQRSTVETWADLVVTLRPEWTAGQARFAVYAAMAVTTDLGRLVHYRNSRYSRALVAGMMDLALLGRYRLRTVLPAK, from the coding sequence ATGGCGCCCACCCCGCCCGGCCGCGGCGACGGTGTTCGGCGCCGTCCCAAAGACCGCAAAGCCCAGATCGCCCGGGCGTCGGCCGAGGCGTTCAGCCTGCTGGGGTACCACGGCGTCAGCATGGACGCCATCGCCGCGCGGGTGGGCATCTCCGCGGCCGCGCTGTACCGGCACTACACCGGCAAGTACGAGTTGTTCCGGGACGCGGTGCTCGCGCTGGGACAGCAGTTGGTCGACGCCACAGCGTTCGTCGACGAGGCCGCCGCCGAGGGCGCCGCCGGCGATGCGCGCGAGACCCTGGTCCACCTCGCCACCGCACTGTGCGACACCGCGCTGGCCAACCGCGAGTCCGGCGGGCTGTACCGCTGGGAGGCGCGGTACCTGCGCGGTGACGATCAGGCGACGCTGGACTCGCAGATCCGCACGGTGCACCGCCGCTTCCAGCAACCGCTGTCCGCGCTGCGGCCGGAACTCGACTCGCGGCAACGGTGGACGCTGTCGACGGCGATGATCAGTGTGCTGGGCAGCATCGTGGACCACCGGGCCAAATTGCCCGCCGGCCAGATCCGGCCGCTGCTCGCCGACCTCGTCCTGACCTTCGTGTCCGCCGAGTTCCCCACGCTGCCCGACGCGCCGGACCCACCGGTCTTCGGCGCACCCGCGCACCGGTCGAAATACGAAGCGCTGCTTGTGGAGTCGATGCGCCTGTTCAACCAGAAGGGGTATCGCGACACCTCGATGGAGGACATCGCCGCGGCGGTCGGGATGCCGGCCTCGGGCATCTACCGGTATTTCTCCGGCAAGAGCGACATCCTCGCCGGGGCGTTCCGCCGGTCGGCCGACCGGTGGTCGGCGGAGATGTCGGCGATCCTCGACAGCACGGCCGACCGCGAAGAGGCGCTCACCCGGCTGATCGACGGCCACGTGGCACGGTCGTTCAGCGAGCCCGAACTGGACTACGTGTATTACACCGAGCGGCTCAACATGTCAGCGGCCGACCAGCAGATCCTGCGCAACCTGCAGCGGTCAACCGTGGAGACGTGGGCCGACCTGGTGGTGACGCTGCGCCCAGAATGGACTGCGGGACAAGCGCGTTTCGCGGTCTACGCGGCGATGGCGGTCACCACCGATCTGGGCCGGCTGGTGCACTACCGCAACTCGCGCTATTCGCGTGCGCTCGTCGCCGGGATGATGGATCTGGCCCTGCTCGGCCGCTACCGCTTGCGGACGGTGTTACCCGCCAAGTAG
- a CDS encoding flavin-containing monooxygenase: MTSEQYDAVIVGAGFAGIGAAIQLKRLGYANFVILDREDDLGGTWYVNHYPGLAVDVPTTTYSYFFEPNPKWSRLFSTGEEIKQYADDVADKYDVRRHIRFNTAVEGARWDEDAKLWRVTTADGETLTTRYLITATGFLSQPRMPDIPGITDFEGTVIHTTDWDDSFDPAGRRIAIIGTGATAVQLIPELAKTAGDLTVYQRTPIWVAPKVDIRFSERTKRLFARVPLLQRLVRLITDTIYEAMINIGVVHYKVPLFRRLNMSAMDLCKIHQFISIRDKELRRKLTPDYDIGCKRPTFSNSYFRTFTKPHVHLQADGIERVEADGIVNADGTRTEIDTLVLATGFDLWEANFPAIEVIGRNGRNLGKWWRDTRFQAYQGVSMPYFPNYLSLASPYAFLGLNFFNTMEYQMRLMDRLFTEMHRRGATTFEVTEEANAHYLERMTEALGSSLWTVGNCASSRSYYFNPSGEPSLLRPMSTREAIREASRFPLSDYQIA; the protein is encoded by the coding sequence ATGACTTCGGAGCAGTACGACGCGGTCATCGTGGGAGCGGGATTCGCCGGGATCGGCGCCGCGATTCAGCTCAAACGACTGGGCTACGCGAACTTCGTCATCCTCGACCGCGAGGACGATCTGGGCGGGACGTGGTACGTCAACCACTATCCGGGCCTGGCCGTCGATGTCCCCACCACGACGTACAGCTACTTCTTCGAGCCCAACCCCAAGTGGTCGCGGCTGTTCTCCACCGGCGAGGAGATCAAGCAGTACGCCGACGACGTGGCCGACAAGTACGACGTCCGCAGGCACATCCGGTTCAACACCGCCGTCGAGGGCGCCCGGTGGGACGAGGACGCCAAACTCTGGCGGGTGACGACCGCCGACGGGGAGACGCTCACGACCCGCTACCTGATCACGGCGACGGGCTTCCTGTCGCAACCGCGCATGCCCGACATCCCCGGCATCACCGATTTCGAGGGCACGGTCATCCACACCACCGACTGGGACGACAGCTTCGACCCGGCCGGCCGCCGGATCGCGATCATCGGCACCGGCGCGACCGCGGTGCAGTTGATCCCCGAACTGGCGAAGACCGCCGGGGACCTCACGGTCTACCAGCGCACCCCGATCTGGGTGGCGCCCAAGGTCGACATCAGATTCTCCGAACGCACCAAACGGCTGTTCGCTCGCGTACCGCTGCTGCAGCGCCTGGTGCGGCTGATCACCGACACGATCTACGAGGCGATGATCAACATCGGCGTCGTGCACTACAAGGTGCCGCTGTTCCGGCGCCTCAACATGTCGGCGATGGACCTGTGCAAGATCCACCAGTTCATCTCGATCCGCGACAAGGAACTGCGGCGCAAGCTCACCCCCGACTACGACATCGGCTGTAAGCGACCGACGTTCTCCAACAGCTACTTCCGCACCTTCACCAAACCGCATGTGCACCTGCAGGCAGACGGGATCGAACGTGTCGAAGCCGACGGCATCGTCAACGCCGACGGCACCAGGACCGAGATCGACACGCTGGTCCTGGCCACCGGCTTCGACCTGTGGGAGGCCAACTTCCCGGCCATCGAGGTGATCGGCCGCAACGGCCGCAATCTCGGAAAGTGGTGGCGCGACACACGTTTTCAGGCCTACCAGGGTGTGTCGATGCCCTACTTCCCGAACTATCTCAGCCTGGCCAGCCCGTACGCATTCCTCGGTCTGAACTTCTTCAACACCATGGAGTACCAGATGCGGCTGATGGACCGGCTCTTCACCGAGATGCACCGCCGCGGCGCCACGACGTTCGAGGTGACCGAGGAGGCGAACGCGCACTACCTCGAGCGGATGACCGAAGCGCTCGGCAGCTCGCTGTGGACGGTGGGCAACTGCGCCTCGTCGCGGTCCTACTATTTCAACCCCAGCGGCGAACCGTCGCTGCTGCGGCCGATGTCGACCCGCGAGGCCATCCGTGAAGCCTCGCGATTCCCCCTGAGCGACTATCAGATTGCGTGA
- a CDS encoding septum formation family protein — MTMPPGPPPPPPGEPPYHQPAYGQQPYGQPYYPPPPPQPYAGMPPAGPPPPPKKNNKLWLIVGIVALVVVVAVIAIALVVFLAVRQGTVTATEVKLGDCLSEIPDGSRVLTVKTVSCDEPHAGEVFAVLTMPDGDFPGADAVTEYSNRCGPELANYSPAAVTDDSVQLYVLYPTEETWADGDRAVTCVATLTPPRAGSLRG, encoded by the coding sequence ATGACCATGCCGCCGGGCCCGCCACCCCCACCACCCGGCGAGCCCCCGTACCACCAACCCGCATACGGTCAGCAGCCCTACGGCCAGCCGTACTACCCGCCGCCACCGCCGCAGCCCTACGCCGGCATGCCGCCCGCGGGCCCGCCACCGCCGCCCAAGAAGAACAACAAGTTGTGGCTGATCGTGGGCATCGTGGCGCTCGTCGTCGTCGTGGCCGTCATCGCCATCGCGCTGGTGGTGTTCCTCGCGGTGCGCCAGGGAACCGTGACGGCGACGGAGGTCAAACTCGGCGACTGCCTGTCGGAGATCCCCGACGGCAGCCGAGTGCTGACGGTCAAGACCGTCAGCTGCGACGAACCGCACGCCGGTGAGGTGTTCGCGGTGCTGACGATGCCCGACGGGGACTTCCCCGGCGCCGACGCGGTGACCGAGTACTCCAACCGGTGCGGGCCGGAGCTGGCGAACTACTCCCCGGCGGCGGTCACCGATGATTCGGTCCAGCTGTACGTGCTCTACCCCACCGAAGAGACCTGGGCCGACGGCGACCGTGCCGTGACCTGCGTGGCGACCCTGACCCCGCCGCGTGCGGGGTCGCTGCGGGGCTGA
- a CDS encoding alpha/beta family hydrolase, which translates to MNLDEIAGVAHTPVDTPAGVVLLTHGAGGSREAPMLVRLCDEWANRGWLAIRYNLPYRRRRPKGPPSGSAAADQAGVAEAVAVARGLTDGPVIAGGHSYGGRMTSMAVAGEGPDDGVAVDVLTLFSYPLHPPGKPDRLRTEHLPRIGVPTVFTHGTKDPFGAIDELTAAAALVGGPTAVVEVTGARHDLASKTLDVPKLAVDAALRLLG; encoded by the coding sequence ATGAACCTCGATGAGATCGCGGGCGTCGCACACACCCCCGTGGACACCCCGGCCGGAGTGGTGCTGCTGACCCACGGCGCCGGCGGCAGCCGGGAGGCGCCGATGCTGGTGCGGCTCTGCGACGAATGGGCGAACCGCGGCTGGCTGGCGATCCGCTACAACCTGCCCTACCGGCGACGCAGACCCAAGGGGCCACCGTCCGGGTCGGCCGCCGCGGACCAGGCGGGCGTGGCCGAGGCGGTGGCCGTCGCACGGGGGCTGACGGACGGTCCGGTGATCGCCGGTGGCCACTCGTACGGCGGCCGGATGACGTCGATGGCCGTCGCGGGTGAGGGCCCGGACGACGGGGTCGCCGTCGACGTGCTGACCCTGTTCTCCTATCCGCTCCATCCCCCGGGGAAGCCGGACCGGTTGCGCACCGAACACCTGCCCCGCATCGGCGTGCCGACGGTGTTCACGCACGGCACCAAGGATCCGTTCGGCGCCATCGACGAGCTCACCGCGGCCGCCGCACTCGTCGGCGGCCCCACCGCGGTCGTCGAGGTCACCGGCGCCCGCCACGACCTGGCGTCGAAAACGCTCGACGTCCCCAAGCTGGCGGTGGACGCGGCGCTGCGGCTGCTGGGCTGA
- the thiD gene encoding bifunctional hydroxymethylpyrimidine kinase/phosphomethylpyrimidine kinase: MTDTMFLPLPRPGHTPLRVMTIAGSDSGGGAGIQADMRTFALLGVHGLVAVTAVTVQNSMGVKGFHEIPLEVIAGQIEAVASDIGVQAAKTGMLASSAIIETIAATWRAQGLAGSVPLVVDPVCASMHGDPLLHSSALDALRTELFPLATLVTPNLDEVRLLVGIDVVDEKSQRAAAEALHALGPQWALVKGGHLRSSPHSPDLLYDGADFFEFDGPRIDTGHDHGAGDTLAAAAASALAAGYAMPDAIAFAKRWVTECLRAAYPLGGGHGPVSALFRLTADEPR, translated from the coding sequence ATGACGGACACGATGTTTCTGCCCCTGCCCCGACCGGGCCACACACCGCTGCGGGTCATGACGATCGCCGGATCCGATTCCGGCGGCGGCGCGGGCATCCAGGCCGATATGCGCACGTTCGCGCTGCTCGGCGTGCACGGACTGGTCGCGGTCACCGCGGTGACCGTGCAGAACTCGATGGGGGTCAAGGGTTTTCACGAGATCCCCCTCGAGGTGATCGCCGGCCAGATCGAGGCGGTGGCCTCCGACATCGGCGTGCAGGCCGCCAAGACGGGGATGCTGGCGTCCTCGGCGATCATCGAGACCATCGCCGCCACGTGGCGGGCGCAGGGGCTGGCGGGTTCGGTGCCGCTGGTCGTCGACCCGGTGTGCGCGTCCATGCACGGCGATCCGCTGCTGCACTCCAGCGCGCTGGACGCGCTGCGCACCGAACTGTTCCCGCTGGCGACCCTGGTCACGCCGAACCTGGACGAGGTCCGCCTCCTGGTCGGCATCGACGTCGTCGACGAGAAATCCCAGCGGGCCGCGGCGGAGGCGCTGCACGCGCTCGGGCCGCAGTGGGCGCTGGTGAAGGGCGGACATCTGCGGTCCTCCCCGCACAGCCCCGACCTGCTGTACGACGGCGCGGACTTCTTCGAGTTCGACGGGCCGCGCATCGACACCGGCCACGACCACGGTGCGGGCGACACGCTGGCCGCGGCGGCCGCGAGCGCCCTGGCCGCCGGGTACGCGATGCCGGATGCGATCGCGTTCGCCAAGCGGTGGGTGACCGAATGCCTGCGCGCGGCCTATCCGCTCGGCGGCGGACACGGTCCGGTCTCCGCCCTGTTCCGGTTGACGGCCGATGAACCTCGATGA
- a CDS encoding MFS transporter, protein MTTDMTSGAAEQQTETGRRRIATDRDHPLYKWVVLSNTTLGMLLATVNSSIVLISLPAIFRGIGLNPLQPANVSYLLWLLMGYMVVTAVLVVLFGRLGDMFGRVRIYNLGFVIFTLCAIALSFQPFDLDAGAWWLIGWRVVQGVGGAMLIASSAAILTDAFPAHQRGMALGVNMVAAVAGSFLGLVIGGALSEWHWQAIFWVGVPIGVLGTVWAMRSLRELGERSEGKLDWAGTLTLGVGLTVLLTGITYSIQPYGGAPTGWGNPWVLGAIGFGVLALVAFCLVELRVAQPLVDIRLFRITAFGMGNLAGLMSSVGRGGLQFMLIIWLQGIWLPLRGYEFEATPLWAAIYMLPLTFGFLVAGPLSGWLSDRYGARPFTVGGMVLMCVTFVALVMIPVDFDYWLFAVLIFLNGVGGGVFTSPNSASIMSSVPPSARGAASGVRATFFNAGGSLSIGIFFSLMIVGLANTLPGAMSAGLQAQGVSAAVADEVAATPPVGSLFAAFLGYNPIGELLEPSHALQQPGVNAEVLTGQTFFPNLITGPFHTGLVVVFVAAAAMMLIGAVASLFNAGRYAEQR, encoded by the coding sequence ATGACGACCGATATGACCAGTGGCGCCGCCGAACAGCAGACCGAGACCGGCCGTCGCCGGATCGCCACCGACCGCGACCACCCGCTCTACAAGTGGGTCGTGCTGTCCAACACCACGCTGGGCATGCTGCTGGCGACGGTGAACTCCTCGATCGTGCTGATCTCGCTGCCCGCGATCTTCCGGGGCATCGGCCTCAACCCCTTGCAACCCGCGAACGTGAGCTACCTGCTGTGGCTGCTGATGGGCTACATGGTGGTCACCGCGGTGCTCGTGGTGCTGTTCGGGCGGTTGGGTGACATGTTCGGCCGGGTCCGCATCTACAACCTCGGCTTCGTCATCTTCACGCTGTGCGCGATCGCCCTGTCCTTCCAGCCGTTCGACCTCGACGCCGGTGCGTGGTGGCTGATCGGGTGGCGGGTGGTCCAGGGGGTCGGCGGCGCGATGCTCATCGCCTCATCGGCGGCCATCCTCACCGATGCCTTCCCCGCCCACCAGCGCGGAATGGCGTTGGGCGTCAACATGGTCGCCGCCGTCGCCGGCTCGTTCCTCGGTCTGGTGATCGGCGGTGCGCTGTCCGAATGGCACTGGCAGGCCATCTTCTGGGTGGGTGTTCCGATCGGCGTCCTCGGCACCGTGTGGGCGATGCGGTCACTGCGCGAACTCGGTGAGCGCAGCGAGGGGAAGCTGGACTGGGCGGGCACCCTGACCCTCGGGGTCGGTTTGACGGTGCTGCTGACCGGGATCACCTACAGCATCCAGCCCTACGGTGGTGCGCCCACCGGATGGGGCAACCCGTGGGTGCTCGGCGCGATCGGATTCGGCGTCCTGGCGCTGGTGGCGTTCTGCCTCGTCGAACTGCGGGTGGCCCAGCCGCTGGTCGACATCCGGCTCTTCCGCATCACCGCCTTCGGCATGGGCAACCTCGCCGGGCTGATGTCGTCGGTGGGCCGCGGCGGACTGCAGTTCATGCTGATCATCTGGTTGCAGGGCATCTGGCTTCCCCTGCGCGGCTATGAATTCGAGGCCACACCGCTGTGGGCGGCGATCTACATGCTGCCGTTGACCTTCGGGTTCCTGGTCGCGGGGCCGCTGTCGGGGTGGCTGTCGGATCGCTACGGTGCCCGGCCGTTCACGGTCGGTGGCATGGTCCTGATGTGCGTCACCTTCGTCGCGCTGGTGATGATTCCCGTCGACTTCGACTACTGGCTCTTCGCGGTGCTGATCTTCCTCAACGGCGTCGGTGGCGGCGTGTTCACCTCACCCAACTCGGCCTCGATCATGTCGAGCGTGCCGCCGAGCGCCCGCGGGGCCGCCTCCGGTGTGCGGGCCACGTTCTTCAACGCGGGCGGCTCGCTGTCGATCGGCATCTTCTTCTCGCTGATGATCGTCGGGTTGGCCAACACGCTGCCCGGCGCGATGAGCGCGGGCTTGCAGGCGCAGGGTGTTTCGGCGGCCGTCGCCGACGAGGTCGCCGCCACCCCGCCCGTCGGCAGCCTGTTCGCGGCGTTCCTCGGCTACAACCCGATCGGTGAACTGCTCGAGCCCTCCCACGCGCTGCAGCAGCCCGGCGTCAACGCCGAGGTGCTGACCGGCCAGACCTTCTTCCCGAACCTCATCACCGGCCCGTTCCACACCGGTCTGGTCGTGGTGTTCGTCGCCGCCGCGGCGATGATGTTGATCGGAGCGGTGGCATCGCTGTTCAACGCGGGACGCTACGCCGAGCAACGATGA